From Oxyura jamaicensis isolate SHBP4307 breed ruddy duck chromosome 19, BPBGC_Ojam_1.0, whole genome shotgun sequence, the proteins below share one genomic window:
- the SH2B2 gene encoding SH2B adapter protein 2, with protein MNGDALCQEPSSPLPDWREFCELHAQAAAVDFAQKFCQFLRENPHYDTPGAEASFSHHFAANFLDIFSLEVSRVFVSDSPTKYNIVPFVGLQNCHVPYGREVAQRKEETSTESLDSMEAPLGAGRYLSPAQQAQARKVSSYGQSRSSEDVSVHAAAKPKFKKGFSLRNMSLCVVDGMKEMWHRRSSPEPGAEAAPGGRRAEREPWAAGGKEPGDPREKWTHKLRLSKAQSSKVELVDIQREGTLRYMVADDTNCVGSSQWQKCRLLLRKAVKVEGERFLLEFYVPPKASKPKVSIPLSAIIEVRTTMPLEMPDKDNTFVLKVENGAEYILETIDSLQKHSWVADIQDCIDPGDSGDDIELASCAQGACLPGRASSCSCEFLADDVHRPPDRCALPGAHNAAATSVSAPHSRGRDSLGELLAHVPLESFLQTLESPPTTGTGEDSEAEAEVNLSDFPWFHGTLSRIKAAQLVLLGGARSHGLFVIRQSETRPGEYVLTFNFQGKAKHLRLSLNESGQCHVQHLWFQTIFDMLRHFHTHPIPLESGGAADITLRSYVVAQSPLPDAGPPPALVPQPPGCRADLPPPHYFCSTAPAAPPAPPPTEGVATAPAVPVPAPYHRLEGALGPRSRSDSAERRPEPPAAGAEDYHDADGARSRTRAVENQYSFY; from the exons ATGAACGGCGATGCCCTGTGCCAGGAGCcctcctccccgctccccgACTGGCGCGAGTTCTGCGAGCTGCACGCCCAGGCGGCCGCCGTCGACTTCGCCCAGAAGTTCTGCCAGTTCCTGAGGGAGAACCCCCACTACGACACCCCCGGCGCCGAGGCCTCCTTCTCGCACCACTTCGCTGCCAACTTCTTGGATATCTTCAGCCTGGAGGTCAGCCGGGTCTTCGTCTCTGACTCGCCCACCAAGTACAACATCGTGCCCTTCGTGGGGCTGCAGAACTGCCACGTGCCCTACGGGCGTGAGGTGGCCCAGCGGAAGGAGGAGACCTCCACCGAGTCCCTGGACAGCATGGAGGCCCCGCTGGGCGCCGGCCGCTACCTCAGCCCGGCGCAGCAGGCCCAGGCGCGCAAGGTGTCCTCCTACGGCCAGTCCCGCAGCTCGGAGGATGTCTCCGTCCATGCCGCCGCCAAGCCCAAGTTCAAGAAGGGCTTCTCCTTGAGGAACATGAGCTTGTGCGTGGTGGACGGCATGAAGGAGATGTGGCACCGCAGGTCTTCTCCGGAGCCGGGTGCCGAGGCCGCGCCGGGCGGCAGGAGGGCCGAGAGGGAGCCGTGGGCAGCCGGGGGCAAGGAGCCCGGTGACCCGCGGGAGAAGTGGACACACAAACTGCGGCTCTCCAAGGCTCAGTCCTCCAAGGTGGAGCTGGTGGACATCCAGCGGGAGGGGACGCTGCGCTACATGGTGGCCGACGACACGAACTGTGTGGGGAGCTCGCAGTGGCAGAAGTGCCGCCTTCTGCTCCGCAAGGCGGTGAAGGTGGAGGGGGAGAGGTTCCTGCTCGAGTTCTACGTCCCTCCGAAG gCTTCCAAGCCCAAGGTGAGCATCCCGCTGTCAGCCATCATCGAGGTGCGGACCACCATGCCTCTGGAGATGCCCGACAAGGACAACACCTTCGTCCTGAAG GTGGAGAACGGTGCCGAGTACATCCTGGAGACCATCGATTCCCTGCAGAAGCACTCCTGGGTGGCAGATATCCAGGACTGCATCGACCCCGG GGACAGCGGGGACGACATCGAGCTGGCCTCCTGCGCGCAGGGAGCCTGCCTGCCGGGCAGGGCGTCCTCCTGCAGCTGCGAGTTTCTGGCTGACG ATGTGCACAGGCCACCAGACAGATGCGCCCTACCTGGTGCTCACAACGCTGCTGCCACCTCCGTGTCCGCGCCccacagcaggggcagggactccctgggggagctgctggcccaCGTCCCGCTGGAGAGCTTCCTGCAGACACTGGAATCGCCCCCCACCACCGGCACAG GGGAGGACAGCGAGGCGGAGGCAGAGGTCAACCTCTCCGACTTCCCCTGGTTCCATGGGACTCTCTCGCGGATCAAGGCGGCTCAGCTGGTGCTGCTCGGCGGTGCCAGGAGCCACGGCTTGTTCGTCATCCGGCAGAGCGAGACACGGCCCGGGGAGTACGTGCTGACCTTCAACTTCCAGGGGAAAGCGAAG CACCTCCGCCTATCGCTGAACGAGAGCGGGCAGTGCCACGTGCAGCACCTCTGGTTCCAGACCATCTTCGACATGCTGCGCCACTTCCACACGCACCCCATCCCGCTCGAGTCAGGCGGCGCGGCCGACATCACGCTCCGCAGCTACGTGGTGGCCCAGAGCCCGCTGCCCG ATGCCGGCCCCCCGCCAGCCCTCGTGCCGCAGCCACCGGGCTGCCGAGCCGACCTGCCACCCCCGCACTACTTCTGCAGCAcagcgcccgccgccccgccggccCCACCACCCACCGAGGGGGTGGCCACGGCCCCCGCCGTCCCTGTCCCCGCACCCTACCACCGCCTGGAGGGTGCCCTGGGCCCCCGGAGCCGCAGCGACAGCGCCGAGCGCCGGCCAGAGCCCCCAGCCGCCGGCGCCGAGGACTACCACGATGCCGACGGTGCCCGCAGCCGGACCCGGGCAGTGGAGAACCAATATTCCTTCTACTGA